Sequence from the Xiphophorus couchianus chromosome 23, X_couchianus-1.0, whole genome shotgun sequence genome:
CGTTTAGCGGGCAGCGTCTGGTCGTGAGCTTTGCGGATGTGTCGGTACAAATCCCCAGACTGCGTGTAGCTCCTGTAGCAGTAGCGGCACTCGTAAGGCCGTTCACGTGTGTGCACAATGGCGTGGCGTCTTAGAGTATATGTGCATGAAAATGTCTTCCCACAGACCCCACATGTTGGCACGTCTTCAACGAAGTTGCCCATGGAGTCCTGGAGTTCTTGGAAGTAGCCGGGAGGGTCCGGATGTTGCTGAGAGGAGGATGGAGGAACAAAGGAGGAAGTGTCCTGGGAGGAGGGTCCGGCGCcggaagatgaggaagagggtGAGAGGGGGAAGGAGTAGTCATTTGAATGAGGGTTTATTTGTAGGAGTCCCTGTGAATGTGTGGAAACAAACTGAGGACTATTCAGCTCTTCTTCCTGGATATCCTCCTCGTATTCCTCTTCCACATCCATCACCGATTCTTTCTCCCCAATatcttctttctcctcctctagCTCTTCATCAGAAATAATAATCGcctcttctttgatttccaaaatCTCTTCGTCGTTGCCTGTCTTTGCTCCACCTGGAGGACGTGATCGTTTTCCAGCCACAAGCGGTGTTTCGGTTTCATCCTCGGGTCGTTGAAGCGTTCGCATTTGAGGACCGCGTTGAAGGTTCGAGCTCTGATGCTGGAGTGTTACTGCGCTCTGGATTCTGATTTGTAATGGTGCTTGTTGAAGAGCCGACTGTCTGGAGTTGGTCTGGAAGTTTTTGGTCAGGGCAGGTGCTTGGATTGACTTGACCATCCTCTGTTCTCTGGTAAGAATGTTTCTGTGGTCAGTCTCAGAGAAATTCTCAGCAGACGGTCTGAGCTGCTCTGGATGTCCTCCGATGGAAAGGTGGGATTCTGAAACGTTGAGAGAGACCACAGACCGAGCACCAGACTGGCTctgaggaagcagagaggaggaagaggaggaaggctGCTGGATCGCACTGTAGCTggttaaaaacagataaatagaTTCAAAATCAGATATAAGGAACAGAAACCAGAATACCTTGGATAACCTAATAAAGCCTTCAGTATACATTAAAAGAAAtcaatgttatgttttatgcagatactttatttaataacacaaaaatacatattttgggAATGAGGCTCATAGGTCAATTCACTCATTAACTGCTCGATTGTTCCTTCAATTAAGCAATAAACAGTAACAATCTTTAGAGATGAACAGAGGATTCAGCTGATTATCAGACTGACGTGCTCTGACTCATGATAAATCTCATAAGTCAGAGTTTTAT
This genomic interval carries:
- the zbtb3 gene encoding zinc finger and BTB domain-containing protein 3 isoform X1 — translated: MEFPQHSQQLLSALRSQRQRGFLCDCTVQVGSSRFLAHRAVLASCSPFFHMFYSDSPAGSSTSSCVTLDNDIVTSAAFGLLLDFVYEGVLQLDESPPVEDILAAASFLHMNEVVRVCKRRLQRRGPLAEADSTRSEESGGLRKAPEAGNGHPAEAMVADHSNPVTTAVPLSSVSEVADGTQLECVKSEQRTGGSSLKIQTPLSPDLADTTQPGMDGPPLPPAGELVQSQTNISAFVPVSLTKMSPGGQGEGSALCSPCSTTETYSYSAIQQPSSSSSSLLPQSQSGARSVVSLNVSESHLSIGGHPEQLRPSAENFSETDHRNILTREQRMVKSIQAPALTKNFQTNSRQSALQQAPLQIRIQSAVTLQHQSSNLQRGPQMRTLQRPEDETETPLVAGKRSRPPGGAKTGNDEEILEIKEEAIIISDEELEEEKEDIGEKESVMDVEEEYEEDIQEEELNSPQFVSTHSQGLLQINPHSNDYSFPLSPSSSSSGAGPSSQDTSSFVPPSSSQQHPDPPGYFQELQDSMGNFVEDVPTCGVCGKTFSCTYTLRRHAIVHTRERPYECRYCYRSYTQSGDLYRHIRKAHDQTLPAKRSKADTEGPLLPQPPPHC